CATTGAACTAAGGCTCGTCCATGCTACAACTGTATTTGATTTGCCAGGCCAACGACATTCCTGGGGTAACTCTGCTGCCGTCGATGGGTTTTCCTCAGGACGGGGTTTGGCCAGTAATATTTTAGATGTTACAAAAAcaccaggaaggaaggaagaaatttCTAACCTGCCTGAGACCAGTGGTCTAGCTAGGTCAGCCTCCTGAATAGGACACAGGCTACATTGGAAGGTAAAGAAAAACTGCAAAAGGTAGTCATGGGAGAAACTGTCTCCAGGGAACATTCCTCTCtgctgaacccctcccccccccaaccccatcagcAAGAAGTTgtcttaagccctgaagcaggagggttaaACAATACCAAAGGCGCTTCTTTATTCttgttttgttctctgtttgatttttagatctctctgccccactcccctaAACAAACAAAGATGAGAACTCATTTCATCTGAGTTTTACCTGCCCCGTGAACAACGGTACCATGGATCTGGCTTACGAGCTGCCCAATGTCACTGAGTTCTGGTTCTCCTCGGCCTCCCAGTTCGACAACTTCTCCACGGAGATGTCGGCCAACGCCTCCCAGAACACTACGGGCCAGCATTTTGACCTGACCAGCAACGCCATCCTTACCTTCATCTACTTTGGGGTGTGCATCATAGGCCTGTGCGGCAACACCCTGGTGATCTACGTCATCCTCCGCTATGCCAAGATGAAGACCATCACCAACATCTACATCCTGAACCTGGCTATCGCAGATGAGCTCTTCATGCTGGGGCTGCCATTCCTGGCCATGCAGGTGGCTCTGGTCCACTGGCCCTTCGGCAGAGCCATCTGCCGGATTGTCATGACGGTGGATGGGATCAACCAGTTCACCAGCATCTTCTGCCTGACCGTCATGAGCATCGACAGGTATCTGGCTGTGGTCCACCCCATCAAATCCGCCAAGTGGAGAAGGCCCAGAACAGCCAAGATGATTAACGTGGCCGTGTGGGGCGTTTCCCTTCTGGTCATTATGCCCATCATGATTTATGCCGGGATCCAAAACACCCATGGAAGGAGTAGCTGCACCATCATCTGGCCAGGCAAGTCCAGCGCGTGGTACACAGGGTTCATCATCTATACCTTCATTCTGGGCTTCCTGGTGCCCCTCACCATTATCTGCCTTTGCTACTTGTTCATCATTATCAAAGTCAAGTCCTCTGGGATCAGAGTGGGCTCCTCCAAGAGAAAAAAGTCAGAGAAGAAAGTCACCAGGATGGTCTCCATTGTAGTGGCAGTCTTCATCTTCTGCTGGCTTCCCTTCTACATATTTAACGTCTCCTCCGTCTCTGTCTTCATCACCCCCACGCCCTTCCTCAAGGGTATGTTCGATTTCGTCGTGGTCCTCACCTATGCCAACAGCTGTGCCAACCCCATCCTCTACGCCTTTTTGTCCGACAACTTCAAGAAGAGCTTTCAGAACGTTCTCTGCCTGGTGAAGGTCAGTGGCATGGATGATGCGGACAGGAGCGACAGCAAGCAGGACAAATCCAGGCTAAATGAGACCACGGAAACTCAAAGGACTCTGCTCAATGGTGACCTTCAGACAAGCATCTGAGAGGACTCCAGGATTGCCCTTCTCACCTgtcctctttcctcctcctcctccccactcctttatATGGCAGTAGCACATAGCAAGTCAGGTCAAGAGTACTTTGTCTTTGTTTGCTTGTCTTAGGGGATGGTAATGCGGGGACGGGGGCCTGTACCAGGAGTAGCCTCTCAGCAGAAGGCAGGTAGGTTTTGAATATTCAGAAAGATGCTGCTCAAATGCAACTTCATACatggagaaaacacacacacacacacacacacacacacacacacacacacgtgtttaAATATATAACATGAagtcatgggccaaattcattcctgttgcAACTGCATTGGCTGCACTGGTGTTACCCCCAGGGATGTGTTTGGACATTCAGAACATGTTCACACATCTCTAACCACAACCATGTAAATGGGCAAATTCAGTAGAGTTGCACATGTGTAACTGAGGGCAACACGTGGAGGCATTTCTGCTAGACTTGGTTACACATACCAACATGCTCCATACAGCATAGATCACATATGTCTAGACAGAGCTATTCATGTCTGTTTCTTTGCAAAGCAGGAGACTCAGctgaatatgagagagagagagagagagagagaagtcttAAGAAtcagagcacacacacacacacagacacacacacacagatcctccACTAGGACATGAAAAATATTTCGTTTTATTACCCAACTagtaacattttatatttttaagaatGAATCTCCTGAAGCTCCCCTAGTTTTATGAGACTAGTATTGTATTTATTTACAAGTTGCTTTTCCTGCCACCGGAGAAGCAACAGATCAAAATGAAAGAAATCACATCGGAAGGAAAATATCccagtactgtgtgtgtgtgtgtgtgtgtgtgtgtgtgtgtgtgtgtcacatcgGAAGGAAAATATCccagtacagtgtgtgtgtgtgtgtgagagagagaggatggaCAGATAGGACTTAGATCTCTTAAGAGATTTGGaacccaattcccattaaaattgaAGCCTTGAGGCAGCCTGGAAAATCtgtttatatacacacacctgtGCAGTCGGATACATGGTGGTGGTGTATACGTGAGCAGTTATATTTGTGGTGCACCTTTGATCACCTGACCTGGACTCTGCCCACCAGTCCATCTATCCAGCGCTACTTCTCACATCCCAGACCTTAGAGCAGCTTCAAATAcagcccctttccctccctccatccccctgctTAAATCAACTT
The window above is part of the Chrysemys picta bellii isolate R12L10 chromosome 12, ASM1138683v2, whole genome shotgun sequence genome. Proteins encoded here:
- the SSTR2 gene encoding somatostatin receptor type 2, producing the protein MDLAYELPNVTEFWFSSASQFDNFSTEMSANASQNTTGQHFDLTSNAILTFIYFGVCIIGLCGNTLVIYVILRYAKMKTITNIYILNLAIADELFMLGLPFLAMQVALVHWPFGRAICRIVMTVDGINQFTSIFCLTVMSIDRYLAVVHPIKSAKWRRPRTAKMINVAVWGVSLLVIMPIMIYAGIQNTHGRSSCTIIWPGKSSAWYTGFIIYTFILGFLVPLTIICLCYLFIIIKVKSSGIRVGSSKRKKSEKKVTRMVSIVVAVFIFCWLPFYIFNVSSVSVFITPTPFLKGMFDFVVVLTYANSCANPILYAFLSDNFKKSFQNVLCLVKVSGMDDADRSDSKQDKSRLNETTETQRTLLNGDLQTSI